In Paenibacillus sp. G2S3, a single window of DNA contains:
- a CDS encoding ABC transporter permease subunit, with translation MHKASAIKTVRGNNFWYRLKEQKWLFLLMLPAIIATLLFSYGPMFGMYMAFTNYQPGGGTFFQQFFHADFVGFKWFEYFFTTGDFYRVMRNTLATSLLTLLFGFPAPIILALVLNEAKQGFFKRFTQTVSYLPHFISWVIAANIVITLLASDGMFNNLLVTLGIVNEPVAFLQNGPLFWWIIALSNMWKEMGFSAIMYLAAISAINPELYEAARVDGASRFKQMLNITLPALRPTIVILAILAVGGILNAGFEQQYLLQNNTVLEYSEVIDIYAYKYGLQNSMFSYGAAVGVFKSVIAFILVVIVNRISRKVNDQALF, from the coding sequence ATGCATAAAGCAAGCGCTATCAAAACAGTCAGGGGCAATAATTTTTGGTACAGATTAAAAGAGCAGAAATGGTTATTTTTGCTGATGCTCCCTGCCATAATTGCGACATTGCTATTTTCCTATGGACCTATGTTTGGTATGTATATGGCATTTACAAACTATCAACCGGGTGGAGGAACATTTTTTCAACAATTTTTCCATGCTGACTTTGTTGGCTTTAAGTGGTTTGAATATTTCTTCACAACAGGAGACTTCTACCGTGTAATGCGTAATACGCTTGCGACAAGCCTCTTGACCTTGTTATTCGGGTTTCCTGCGCCGATCATACTCGCGCTTGTGCTGAATGAAGCAAAACAGGGATTTTTCAAACGCTTTACGCAGACGGTTTCTTATCTACCGCATTTTATCTCATGGGTTATCGCCGCTAACATTGTAATTACGCTGCTAGCTTCCGATGGGATGTTCAACAATCTTCTAGTAACGCTCGGCATTGTTAATGAACCAGTAGCTTTTCTACAAAACGGACCTTTATTCTGGTGGATTATCGCCTTGTCTAATATGTGGAAAGAAATGGGCTTTAGCGCCATTATGTACCTAGCTGCAATATCCGCTATTAACCCGGAGCTTTACGAAGCCGCAAGAGTAGATGGAGCCAGCAGATTCAAGCAAATGTTGAATATTACGTTACCTGCCTTACGTCCAACGATCGTTATATTGGCCATCCTTGCAGTCGGTGGTATTTTGAATGCTGGTTTTGAACAACAATATTTGTTGCAAAATAATACCGTGCTTGAATACTCGGAAGTTATCGATATTTATGCATACAAATACGGGTTACAAAACAGCATGTTCTCTTACGGGGCTGCCGTGGGGGTATTTAAATCCGTGATTGCCTTCATTCTTGTTGTAATTGTAAATCGAATTTCTAGAAAAGTGAACGACCAGGCGTTGTTCTAA
- a CDS encoding sensor histidine kinase → MRHFYKKYIYMPFIDLSFRSKLFLVFVLVTILPMMLFVYFSFELTKSKLTDQIYINMMNSTAQINKNLENKLDSYEHISASIYLDNRLATYLTSEYQDDPSYLDVYQYIGNRIDTVMAAYPDFGSVFIYSDNPSLPKDNYYIKPVTPEVKETELYKQLMQSHGNIIHLSSPQSQDNPAMFTLARLLNNNRNQYPYGILVFEISESVIYSLMEKEAGGKDIFILNDKGLILSAADKHLLNTSLPEMLDQNFDELPSGRFDTTYKGEKAFAVYNTLTNGWKTVSIFPYDSIIQDAKSLSELIIKISLSFIVVALLLIYITASMFSKRIRMLIRMIRRLERGDFNPTNDEYLGNDEIGQLHFAFKQMTTRLKSLITEVYQKELQNKEAELDLLQAQINPHFLYNTLGSISSLALKHQDTRIQDLVLHLAKFYRISLNKGKSILTINEELKLTQSYNAIQLIRFKGQLNITYNVDEAILPYSTVKLALQPFVENAVLHAVWNQESPLNIHIKGIVENSDIILSVIDDGMGMSRETLHTLLDDKPGRGYGISNVDRRIKLRFGEHYGVTVFSRLGIGTTVQIRLPQKEM, encoded by the coding sequence ATGCGTCATTTTTACAAAAAGTATATTTATATGCCTTTTATTGACCTTAGCTTTCGCTCCAAGCTGTTCCTCGTGTTCGTTCTGGTCACCATTCTTCCAATGATGCTATTTGTCTATTTTTCATTCGAACTTACAAAATCAAAGCTGACCGATCAAATCTACATCAACATGATGAATTCGACGGCCCAGATCAACAAGAACCTGGAGAACAAGCTGGACAGCTATGAGCATATTTCCGCTTCTATTTACTTAGATAATAGACTGGCCACTTATCTCACGAGCGAATACCAGGATGATCCATCCTATTTGGATGTCTATCAATATATTGGCAATCGTATAGACACAGTAATGGCTGCCTATCCCGATTTTGGTAGCGTTTTCATTTATTCCGACAATCCATCACTGCCCAAAGATAATTACTATATCAAGCCGGTTACACCCGAAGTGAAGGAGACAGAGCTGTACAAGCAGCTGATGCAGTCTCACGGGAATATTATTCATCTGTCCTCACCACAGTCACAAGATAATCCCGCAATGTTTACACTGGCTAGGTTACTGAACAATAATCGCAACCAATATCCCTACGGTATTCTGGTCTTCGAAATATCCGAATCGGTGATCTATTCTTTAATGGAGAAAGAAGCAGGCGGCAAAGATATTTTTATTCTTAATGACAAGGGCCTTATTTTATCAGCTGCCGACAAACACTTGTTAAATACAAGTCTGCCGGAAATGCTTGATCAGAACTTTGATGAATTGCCTTCTGGCAGATTTGATACTACCTATAAAGGGGAAAAGGCTTTCGCCGTCTATAACACGCTCACAAATGGATGGAAAACCGTCTCTATCTTCCCTTATGACAGTATCATTCAGGATGCGAAATCACTGTCAGAGCTCATCATCAAAATTTCTTTAAGCTTTATAGTCGTTGCATTATTGCTGATTTATATTACTGCATCGATGTTTAGCAAGCGTATTCGAATGTTAATCCGAATGATCCGGCGGCTAGAACGTGGTGACTTCAACCCTACGAATGATGAATATTTAGGTAATGATGAGATTGGCCAGCTTCATTTTGCCTTCAAGCAAATGACTACACGCTTAAAGAGTCTAATCACCGAAGTGTATCAGAAGGAGCTACAGAATAAGGAGGCAGAGCTTGACCTGCTTCAGGCCCAGATCAACCCCCATTTTCTGTACAATACACTAGGCTCCATTTCGTCTCTTGCCCTAAAGCATCAAGATACTCGCATTCAGGATTTGGTGCTTCATCTCGCCAAGTTTTATCGCATCTCCCTGAATAAAGGGAAGAGCATCTTAACTATTAATGAAGAATTGAAGCTGACGCAAAGCTACAATGCCATTCAGCTGATCCGATTCAAAGGACAACTGAACATCACCTACAATGTGGATGAAGCGATCTTACCTTACTCTACAGTCAAGCTAGCCTTGCAGCCTTTTGTAGAAAATGCGGTGCTTCATGCTGTGTGGAATCAGGAAAGCCCGCTAAATATTCATATCAAAGGCATAGTCGAAAATAGTGATATTATTCTATCTGTAATTGATGATGGCATGGGGATGAGTCGTGAGACACTTCACACTTTACTTGACGATAAACCCGGGCGAGGTTATGGGATTTCAAACGTAGATCGACGAATAAAGCTGAGATTTGGTGAGCACTACGGCGTTACAGTGTTTAGTAGGCTCGGAATAGGAACCACTGTGCAAATTCGTTTGCCGCAAAAGGAAATGTGA
- a CDS encoding S-layer homology domain-containing protein, with translation MFGKAMKRGFLFFVMICLVMGSGGQFASRVYADDTVNTYEAEADGNVLSGNASISEHPAASGGQKVGGMYQGSTLQFNNVAVSETGNYKITVYYISGDSRPFNISANGGDKQFEEPPKTVDWDTVGTYDVTLPLNAGVNSILIDDNNWYSPDIDKIVIRGLDDGDPGEGSGGDWKEKLHGAIIEAEAPENIITGNAKVADSSVGSGGKIVKDMNKNSTLQFTNVTVPAAGTYLIRISYISGDQRPVYMQVNDGLDELVDLPKTASWDTVGTYDVEASLQEGLNTITFSDHDWYSPDLDRIEVIPYTISYEAESPVNDLTGEARVGDSPNASGGQKVGYLNGGSSITFNKITAPMTGDYRIKVAYFSGDPRSFYVSANGGAEQYYELPKTPDWDTALTYELTLPLNEGENAIKFSDGNWYAPDLDRIIVEPALGTDPNPPVEEDGDLGTPGASNNYGAITVTEYTYGTLVSNGQYEVSFNTKSGYASYKWTDGQKLQGIYSSIKLGDNLVETKSYENHTSTGAPVEIQDGFGKGVELTFVHTSAGQPTLKQVYKFYDDQKYFLTRLDAVSDTALQSNYMSPITVKRTGGVDIGASADNRVLTVPFDNDAWIRYKSQSMNRADTSYEMTTIFNNSTRSGLVLGSVTHDTWKTGIDWKGSSNRLNELAVYGGAASDVTRDTQPHGILTGMDLSSPMIMVGAFSDYRTGLEEYGKANAIITPPLLLNPELPQGVPVGFNSWGAYEGTLSYQDVVDVSNYYKEHLNDFNNNGNVFINMDSYWDNLNDKQLADAVSVIKGNGQHAGIYWAPFVYWGNNMSQPVEGTDNKYTYGDIVLKDAEGKPLPTLDGAFPLDVTHPGAKLRMNYFLDKFKDLGFTFIKLDFLTHGSLEGQHFDPTVTTGIQAYNEGMRYVKERLDGKMFISASIAPIFPSQYAHSRRISCDTYGKINETEYMLNSLTYGFWQNGTIYTYTDPDHLALARASSLTEARSRMNSGVIAGTVLLGSDDVNDPKAQEYMTALFNNKEVLELALKGKVFKPLEGNTNANAADTFVMKDGNDYYLAVFNYSASASADKTVNLGRAGLDAAESYTMQDLWTGEVSTISGTLALSLQPTESILVKLTAAPKKVTGVTLDKTELTLTAGETRKLTATLSPEEAANKAVNWTSSDTSVANVVYGTVTAVNAGKTTITVETVDGGFKATAEVTVKAAPTGEPGNPEVPANPGNNSGTPGSIVGQENGAGTLILTPEMLKVDSASGEVVVEIKGDIQQIQLSPDVVSKLANHTLVLKSGKFSIKVPADLLRQLQNKLPEGQRDDSTITLKLTPLSSKASEIISAAAGTTQAQVRLMGDIYEFSLSVTTKTGTTETLSTFDQPITLSLAVGEGFDSKRGGIYYIADNGKLEYISANYTDGVLTAQVNHFSKYAVLELKRNFIDVPANHWASPAIQELAAKLYVQGTSKDKFEPNRAITRAEFTSMLVHSLGLTTRGEVSFADVTSSAWYAESISIAYKAGIVSGRSATKFEPAAQITREEITVMLMKAYELKNGGVIIASTDVAFTDMKQVSSWAAASVKGAASLGLVQGQSQGLFAPKGIASRAEATQVIYNLIMK, from the coding sequence ATGTTTGGGAAAGCAATGAAAAGAGGATTTTTGTTCTTTGTCATGATCTGCTTGGTAATGGGTAGCGGCGGCCAGTTCGCCAGCAGAGTCTATGCCGATGATACGGTGAATACCTATGAAGCTGAAGCTGATGGAAATGTTCTGAGTGGCAATGCTTCTATTTCTGAACACCCAGCGGCTTCCGGGGGGCAGAAAGTCGGAGGTATGTATCAAGGAAGCACTTTGCAGTTCAATAATGTAGCTGTAAGTGAGACTGGGAATTATAAAATTACAGTGTACTATATCTCTGGCGATTCGCGGCCGTTCAATATCAGTGCCAATGGCGGCGATAAGCAGTTTGAAGAACCACCCAAGACAGTGGACTGGGATACGGTGGGAACTTATGATGTGACACTGCCGCTGAACGCTGGAGTGAATAGCATCCTGATTGATGACAACAACTGGTATTCTCCAGACATCGACAAGATCGTAATCCGTGGACTGGACGACGGCGATCCGGGTGAAGGATCTGGAGGCGACTGGAAGGAGAAGCTGCATGGTGCAATCATAGAAGCCGAAGCGCCTGAAAATATAATAACAGGCAACGCCAAAGTAGCAGACAGCAGCGTTGGCTCCGGTGGTAAAATTGTAAAGGATATGAATAAAAACAGTACTTTACAGTTCACAAATGTCACTGTGCCGGCAGCGGGAACGTATTTGATCCGTATTTCCTATATTTCGGGTGACCAGCGGCCTGTCTATATGCAGGTGAATGATGGACTGGATGAGTTGGTTGATCTGCCGAAGACGGCTAGTTGGGATACGGTAGGAACTTATGATGTAGAAGCCTCCTTGCAGGAAGGGTTGAACACGATCACTTTCTCGGATCATGACTGGTACTCTCCAGATTTGGACCGGATTGAAGTCATTCCGTATACGATCAGTTATGAAGCGGAGTCTCCGGTCAATGATTTAACTGGAGAAGCACGAGTTGGCGATAGCCCGAATGCTTCTGGCGGTCAGAAGGTAGGGTACCTGAATGGAGGTAGTTCTATAACCTTCAACAAGATTACAGCTCCTATGACAGGTGATTACCGAATCAAGGTAGCATATTTTTCAGGAGACCCACGCAGTTTCTATGTTAGCGCCAATGGCGGCGCAGAACAATATTATGAGCTGCCCAAGACGCCGGACTGGGATACAGCTCTCACATATGAGCTTACCCTGCCCCTGAACGAAGGCGAGAATGCAATCAAATTCTCAGATGGCAACTGGTACGCGCCAGATCTGGATCGAATTATTGTAGAACCGGCATTGGGTACAGATCCTAATCCTCCAGTTGAAGAGGATGGTGATCTGGGGACACCAGGGGCTTCAAATAACTACGGAGCCATCACCGTTACCGAATATACTTATGGAACGCTCGTATCGAATGGACAATATGAAGTTTCCTTTAATACCAAGTCTGGATACGCAAGCTACAAGTGGACGGATGGTCAGAAGCTGCAAGGAATCTATAGCAGTATCAAACTCGGCGATAATCTCGTTGAGACTAAAAGCTATGAGAATCATACTAGTACTGGTGCTCCAGTAGAAATTCAGGATGGCTTCGGAAAAGGAGTGGAGCTTACATTTGTTCACACTTCAGCTGGACAGCCAACGCTCAAACAGGTCTACAAGTTTTATGACGATCAGAAGTATTTCTTAACTCGTCTGGATGCCGTTAGTGATACGGCCCTTCAGAGCAATTATATGTCACCTATTACAGTAAAACGTACGGGTGGTGTGGATATCGGAGCCAGTGCAGATAACCGAGTGCTGACCGTTCCTTTTGACAATGATGCTTGGATTCGTTATAAATCTCAATCTATGAACCGTGCGGATACCAGCTATGAAATGACGACTATCTTTAATAACTCGACACGAAGTGGTCTTGTGCTCGGGTCAGTAACTCATGATACGTGGAAGACCGGGATCGACTGGAAAGGTTCTTCTAATCGGCTGAATGAGCTAGCGGTTTATGGCGGAGCAGCAAGTGATGTTACCCGAGATACACAACCTCATGGCATCCTTACAGGCATGGACTTGTCTTCACCGATGATTATGGTAGGAGCATTCAGTGATTACCGCACAGGACTTGAGGAATACGGAAAAGCTAATGCGATCATCACACCTCCACTGTTGCTGAATCCTGAGTTGCCGCAAGGCGTACCGGTTGGCTTCAACAGCTGGGGAGCTTACGAAGGTACACTTTCATATCAAGACGTTGTGGATGTCTCCAATTACTATAAGGAGCACCTAAATGATTTCAATAATAACGGTAATGTATTTATCAATATGGATTCCTATTGGGATAATTTGAATGATAAGCAGCTTGCTGATGCTGTATCAGTAATTAAGGGCAATGGTCAGCATGCAGGTATCTATTGGGCACCCTTTGTATATTGGGGTAACAATATGAGCCAGCCGGTAGAGGGGACCGACAATAAGTATACGTATGGCGATATTGTCCTCAAAGATGCTGAGGGTAAACCGCTGCCGACGCTGGATGGGGCTTTTCCTTTGGATGTGACACATCCAGGTGCTAAGCTGCGCATGAATTATTTTTTGGACAAATTTAAGGATCTGGGCTTTACCTTCATCAAATTGGATTTCTTGACGCACGGTTCGCTTGAGGGACAACATTTCGATCCAACCGTAACGACAGGAATTCAAGCTTATAATGAAGGAATGCGTTATGTAAAAGAACGTTTGGATGGAAAAATGTTCATTAGCGCATCTATTGCGCCAATCTTTCCGAGCCAATATGCACACAGCAGACGCATTTCCTGCGACACCTACGGTAAGATCAATGAAACGGAATACATGCTGAATTCGTTAACTTATGGCTTCTGGCAAAATGGCACGATCTACACCTATACGGATCCCGATCATTTGGCATTGGCCCGTGCTTCCAGCTTAACTGAAGCTCGTAGCCGCATGAACTCTGGCGTTATCGCCGGTACAGTTCTTCTCGGCTCTGATGATGTTAACGATCCAAAGGCACAAGAGTATATGACTGCCTTGTTTAACAACAAGGAGGTTCTCGAATTAGCGTTAAAAGGAAAAGTATTTAAGCCACTTGAAGGAAATACGAATGCAAACGCAGCGGATACTTTTGTGATGAAAGACGGCAACGATTATTATCTGGCTGTATTCAACTACAGCGCCAGTGCTTCTGCAGACAAAACCGTGAATCTTGGTCGCGCCGGACTGGACGCAGCGGAATCGTACACGATGCAAGACCTATGGACGGGAGAGGTTTCGACTATTTCAGGAACACTCGCATTGTCCTTGCAGCCGACTGAATCGATATTGGTAAAATTGACAGCTGCACCTAAGAAAGTAACAGGTGTAACGCTAGATAAGACAGAGCTAACCTTGACCGCTGGTGAAACCAGAAAGCTGACGGCTACGCTTTCTCCAGAAGAGGCGGCGAATAAAGCAGTAAACTGGACTTCGAGCGATACGTCTGTAGCTAACGTAGTGTATGGAACGGTAACGGCTGTAAATGCTGGGAAAACCACAATTACTGTGGAAACAGTAGACGGTGGCTTCAAAGCTACGGCAGAAGTCACAGTCAAAGCGGCCCCCACTGGAGAACCGGGAAATCCTGAAGTGCCTGCGAATCCGGGTAACAACAGCGGTACCCCTGGCAGCATTGTAGGCCAAGAGAATGGAGCAGGAACTCTAATCCTTACACCGGAAATGCTGAAAGTGGATAGTGCGTCTGGTGAAGTGGTCGTGGAGATTAAGGGAGACATACAGCAAATACAATTATCCCCTGATGTAGTTAGCAAGCTGGCGAATCACACGCTGGTTTTGAAGTCCGGTAAGTTCTCCATCAAGGTGCCTGCGGATCTGCTACGACAGCTGCAGAATAAGCTACCGGAAGGTCAGCGGGATGATAGCACGATAACCCTGAAATTAACACCACTGAGCAGCAAAGCTAGTGAGATCATTTCTGCAGCGGCGGGAACTACTCAAGCGCAGGTTAGACTCATGGGTGATATCTATGAGTTCAGTCTGTCGGTGACCACGAAAACTGGCACAACAGAAACGCTTTCTACGTTCGATCAACCCATTACGCTAAGCCTGGCAGTGGGAGAAGGCTTTGATTCCAAGCGTGGAGGCATTTACTATATTGCGGATAACGGTAAGCTGGAATATATCTCAGCGAATTATACTGATGGTGTATTGACAGCACAAGTTAACCACTTCAGTAAATATGCTGTGCTGGAGCTCAAACGGAACTTTATCGATGTGCCAGCCAATCACTGGGCTAGTCCAGCAATCCAAGAGCTGGCGGCGAAGCTGTATGTTCAAGGGACTAGCAAAGACAAGTTTGAACCGAACCGGGCGATTACGCGTGCCGAGTTCACCTCTATGCTCGTTCATTCCCTTGGGTTGACCACAAGGGGAGAGGTTAGCTTTGCTGATGTTACATCGTCTGCTTGGTACGCGGAGTCCATTTCTATCGCTTACAAGGCGGGCATTGTGAGTGGCAGAAGTGCGACTAAGTTCGAGCCAGCTGCACAGATCACCCGTGAAGAAATCACGGTCATGTTAATGAAAGCCTATGAACTGAAGAATGGCGGCGTAATCATTGCTTCGACTGACGTGGCGTTCACCGATATGAAGCAGGTCTCCTCTTGGGCAGCCGCTTCTGTAAAGGGAGCAGCCAGCCTAGGACTGGTTCAAGGTCAAAGTCAAGGTCTGTTTGCACCAAAAGGGATCGCTTCCCGAGCAGAAGCGACCCAAGTGATTTATAACTTGATTATGAAGTAA
- a CDS encoding response regulator: MYSIFLVDDEEMGLEMMRDYIRWEQMGIYVVGTASNGREALEKIEAIRPDIILTDVQMPIMNGIEMAKKIHENYDWMQLMFLTGHDEFNYVKSALNVGAVGYLLKPLDLNEIGSVIAKVKQRCEEVQMKKRSMEAAKTNLLKELSYEKNAEHAAELATSYCKLTRESEKNRYTMALFSIDPIEAEGEQQSLEDCKNRLVVLLDHFFKSKNIETVFVPYNDGEVGVFMEARQQPGYYAWEDLAEAIRSGLDFTVTAAVGAQETELTEVHCLYKQTREILNERFYKGTGSIIHALAISNQFDSEHVPPFAKKEWFEVINRLDFEQAAQKLHQYFEGLATLRIKKKNICDWAIELVDELLEQLHQPVPEGVKRAELYHFIYNALTLNEIEDLILGTAGNAMNMLGERLMDKNTKLVHKVRSMIDQNFDQPITINSLSDQVYLSPNYLRSIFKDKTGITIHDYLTRIRLDKATELLADGSLKIQDIAQRVGYESTSYFISLFLKNQGVTPNEYRKSL; this comes from the coding sequence GTGTACAGCATTTTTCTAGTTGATGATGAAGAAATGGGCCTTGAGATGATGAGAGACTATATCCGCTGGGAGCAAATGGGTATCTATGTCGTAGGCACTGCGAGTAATGGTAGAGAGGCTCTAGAGAAGATTGAGGCCATTAGACCTGATATTATTCTTACGGATGTCCAGATGCCGATTATGAACGGTATTGAAATGGCTAAAAAAATACATGAGAACTATGACTGGATGCAGTTAATGTTCCTGACTGGGCATGACGAATTCAACTATGTAAAATCGGCTCTAAATGTAGGTGCTGTTGGATATTTACTGAAGCCCCTCGACTTGAATGAAATTGGAAGCGTTATCGCAAAGGTGAAGCAGCGCTGTGAGGAAGTTCAAATGAAGAAACGTTCCATGGAGGCGGCTAAAACGAACCTTCTTAAGGAGCTTTCCTATGAAAAAAATGCGGAACATGCCGCTGAACTGGCGACCAGCTATTGCAAGCTTACCCGTGAGTCTGAGAAGAATCGCTACACAATGGCACTGTTCAGTATCGATCCCATTGAGGCAGAGGGGGAACAGCAGAGTCTGGAGGATTGCAAGAACCGGTTAGTAGTTTTACTGGATCATTTCTTCAAATCGAAGAATATAGAGACGGTCTTTGTGCCCTATAATGATGGGGAGGTAGGTGTGTTTATGGAAGCGCGCCAACAGCCCGGGTATTATGCGTGGGAGGATTTGGCCGAGGCTATCCGAAGTGGACTGGATTTCACAGTGACAGCAGCAGTCGGTGCGCAGGAAACCGAATTAACGGAGGTACATTGTCTGTATAAGCAGACGCGTGAAATCCTGAACGAGCGATTTTATAAAGGTACGGGTTCAATCATTCATGCCTTAGCGATTTCGAACCAGTTCGATAGTGAACATGTGCCGCCTTTTGCGAAAAAAGAGTGGTTTGAAGTCATCAATCGGCTAGATTTCGAGCAAGCTGCACAGAAGCTGCATCAGTATTTCGAGGGGCTAGCCACACTGAGAATCAAGAAAAAAAATATTTGTGACTGGGCGATTGAACTTGTCGACGAGCTGCTGGAGCAACTGCATCAGCCTGTTCCTGAAGGGGTTAAACGGGCGGAGTTATATCATTTTATCTATAATGCACTGACTTTAAATGAGATTGAGGATTTAATTCTGGGTACCGCAGGCAATGCCATGAATATGCTGGGTGAACGTCTTATGGACAAAAATACAAAGCTAGTTCACAAGGTTCGCAGTATGATCGACCAGAATTTTGATCAGCCGATTACGATCAATAGCTTATCTGATCAGGTTTATTTGTCGCCCAACTATTTACGCTCCATTTTCAAAGACAAGACTGGTATCACGATTCACGATTATTTAACACGTATCCGGCTCGATAAGGCCACAGAGTTGCTAGCCGACGGCTCGCTCAAAATTCAGGATATCGCCCAAAGAGTCGGCTATGAAAGCACGTCTTATTTTATTTCCCTATTCCTGAAGAACCAAGGGGTTACACCTAACGAGTATAGGAAGAGTCTATGA